In the Gemmatimonadaceae bacterium genome, one interval contains:
- a CDS encoding GrpB family protein, which yields MIVLAQHDPAWASEFAREAERLTKALGDLPLDLHHIGSTAIAGLIAKPVIDILAVAPSVEALDTRGAAYSALGYQVMGEFGIPCRRYFRKDNSAGRRTHQVHAFAQGSSEIARHLDFRDYLRAHPAVALAYGALKQTLASSCLGDMQCYSDGKTAFIRDVDQRAAMWKRESNIGGRSNRDR from the coding sequence ATGATCGTACTCGCCCAACACGATCCCGCGTGGGCAAGCGAGTTCGCCCGGGAAGCGGAGCGGCTCACAAAAGCCCTCGGCGACCTCCCCCTCGATCTCCACCACATTGGGAGCACCGCTATAGCGGGACTCATTGCAAAGCCCGTGATCGACATATTGGCGGTTGCTCCGAGCGTGGAGGCGCTGGACACACGGGGAGCGGCATACAGCGCCCTCGGCTATCAGGTGATGGGTGAGTTCGGCATTCCATGCAGGCGCTACTTCCGGAAAGACAACTCCGCTGGACGACGCACGCACCAGGTTCACGCCTTCGCTCAAGGTTCGAGCGAGATCGCGCGCCACCTCGATTTCCGCGACTACCTCCGCGCCCATCCGGCCGTAGCTTTGGCGTATGGTGCACTGAAGCAAACACTGGCAAGCAGCTGCCTGGGTGATATGCAGTGTTACAGCGATGGCAAGACAGCGTTCATCCGGGATGTTGACCAGCGAGCCGCTATGTGGAAGCGCGAATCAAACATCGGTGGTCGGTCGAATCGCGATCGTTGA
- a CDS encoding sulfatase — translation MIALALGLLVAGAPMRRADAQATVTSAAAERKNVLLILVDDLRPEIGAYGSARAITPNMDRLAATGVLFERAYTQIAVCAPSRAALLTGLRPDSTRIYDLVTPLRTVMPATMTMPRFFKSQGYTTMSLGKVYHHHDDDPQGWSMPPLDAEGAWHGRGYLAESSIRAVESFAATRGTGSGGRGPAFEAANVPDTAYPDGKLANLAIERLIKRSVGVPFFLAVGFNKPHLPFNAPQKYWNLYPAERVMLPSNDYPPSNVTPYTLTTFGELRAYTDMPKQGNLSPEQARALNRGYLASVSYVDAQIGRVLDALNSLGLTRNTIVVLWGDHGYKLGEHAQWTKHANFELDTRIPLIVRAPGVTSPGGRSRAFVETVDVFATVSELAGLPIPPQQGTSMVPVLANPLRDWKTAAFSQFPREAGNRVMGRSIRTDRYRYVEWTREATGEVLARELYDHATDPQENANVAAMSRRASTVASLARRLREGWRAARPGDNR, via the coding sequence GTGATCGCGCTTGCGCTCGGGCTCCTTGTCGCCGGCGCACCCATGCGCCGCGCTGATGCGCAGGCGACCGTCACGTCTGCGGCGGCCGAGCGGAAAAACGTCCTGCTGATTCTCGTCGACGACTTGCGGCCGGAGATTGGCGCATACGGAAGCGCGCGCGCCATTACGCCGAACATGGATCGTCTGGCGGCAACAGGTGTGTTGTTCGAACGGGCCTACACGCAGATCGCCGTCTGCGCGCCGTCGCGCGCTGCGTTGCTCACCGGGTTAAGGCCCGACTCGACGCGCATCTATGACCTCGTGACGCCACTCCGCACGGTTATGCCGGCCACGATGACGATGCCGCGATTCTTCAAGTCGCAGGGATACACGACGATGTCGTTGGGCAAGGTCTATCATCATCACGATGATGACCCACAGGGATGGAGCATGCCCCCGCTGGATGCGGAGGGTGCCTGGCACGGGCGCGGTTACCTTGCGGAGTCGTCGATCCGCGCCGTCGAGTCGTTCGCCGCGACGCGCGGCACGGGCAGCGGAGGGCGCGGACCCGCATTTGAGGCGGCAAACGTGCCCGACACCGCGTATCCCGACGGCAAGCTCGCGAACCTGGCGATCGAACGGCTCATCAAGCGCTCCGTCGGCGTACCGTTTTTTCTCGCCGTCGGTTTCAACAAGCCGCACTTGCCATTCAACGCTCCGCAGAAGTACTGGAATCTGTATCCGGCCGAGCGCGTCATGCTGCCGTCGAATGATTACCCACCGTCTAATGTCACGCCGTACACGCTCACGACCTTCGGCGAGCTGCGTGCGTACACCGACATGCCCAAGCAGGGGAATCTGTCGCCGGAGCAGGCGCGCGCGCTCAACCGTGGGTATCTCGCCAGCGTGTCCTACGTTGACGCGCAGATTGGCCGCGTGCTCGACGCCCTCAACAGCCTGGGGCTCACCCGCAACACCATCGTCGTGCTCTGGGGGGACCACGGCTACAAGCTCGGCGAGCATGCGCAGTGGACGAAGCACGCCAATTTCGAGCTCGATACGCGCATCCCGTTGATTGTTCGAGCGCCGGGCGTGACGTCCCCTGGCGGCCGCAGCCGGGCGTTCGTGGAAACCGTCGATGTGTTCGCCACGGTGAGCGAGCTAGCCGGCCTCCCCATACCGCCACAGCAGGGAACGAGCATGGTGCCCGTGCTCGCTAACCCGTTGCGCGACTGGAAGACTGCGGCATTCAGTCAGTTTCCGCGCGAGGCAGGGAACCGCGTCATGGGTCGAAGCATCCGCACTGATCGCTACCGCTACGTCGAGTGGACGCGCGAGGCCACTGGAGAGGTGCTCGCCCGCGAGTTGTACGATCACGCCACTGACCCGCAGGAGAACGCGAACGTCGCCGCCATGTCTCGTCGTGCGTCGACAGTCGCGAGCCTCGCGCGACGGCTCAGGGAAGGCTGGCGTGCAGCACGTCCGGGAGACAATCGATAA
- a CDS encoding DUF2520 domain-containing protein, which translates to MNGGTFHPLVPFSNPERAPELLRSAWIGIDGDDNARAMSRRLAGSLGARTTDIPAGGKNVYHAAAVMSSNSRWCSPRWRAGCWWLSEFLSEAQHAEHSLMDGAVASIANATPEEALTGPVGRGDVETATASECAACSPRSKGVIPAVVACRFGDRRPAGLDSGRIGEIQKLLLLR; encoded by the coding sequence TTGAACGGCGGAACGTTTCATCCGCTCGTGCCGTTCTCGAACCCCGAGCGCGCGCCGGAGCTTCTACGAAGCGCGTGGATCGGGATTGACGGTGACGACAATGCGCGGGCGATGTCGAGGAGGCTGGCGGGCAGCCTCGGTGCGCGCACCACCGACATCCCCGCGGGCGGCAAGAACGTGTATCACGCCGCCGCGGTGATGAGTTCGAATTCCCGCTGGTGCTCGCCGCGGTGGCGAGCCGGATGCTGGTGGTTATCGGAGTTCCTGAGCGAAGCGCAGCATGCGGAGCATAGCCTGATGGACGGCGCCGTCGCCAGTATCGCGAACGCTACCCCGGAGGAGGCGCTTACCGGGCCGGTCGGGCGCGGAGATGTGGAAACTGCGACGGCATCTGAGTGCGCTGCGTGCTCACCCCGAAGCAAAGGCGTCATACCGGCGGTTGTCGCTTGCCGCTTTGGAGATCGCCGCCCCGCGGGGCTGGATTCGGGTCGGATAGGGGAGATTCAGAAGCTGCTGCTGCTGAGGTAA